The Buteo buteo chromosome 30, bButBut1.hap1.1, whole genome shotgun sequence DNA window ACAGTCGAgtactttatttttgtgaacTGTATTAACCAAATGAAGGGCAACACTGAACTGAGCGTCAATGATGTATTGAACCCACACTCAAAGCAAGACTTACCACTCTAAGTGATGCTCTTTAGTAGAGGCACTAGCGGTCAGCACAATATAATgtctagaagaaaagaaaaagtaacatcCTAGCTCAGGACTTGATATTCCTTCAAATGAATCCAAAACTGCCTTAAATGTATAGAAAATGACTTCCAGACAAGACACATTATatcctgcaggcagcacagtattaactgaagaaaaactgattaCATCCTTCAGAATTGCGTTCTGCTGCCTTCTGAGTAtcagagctgatttttttttaataaaaacagtgtcAGTGGCAAAACACAAACAGTTTTTCTATCTTCCCTATACTTATCCTTACCAAAATTCCTATGACTACCTCCAGCTTCTGAAGAACAAACATATCAATGCCATCTCGTATTTCGACTGCAAGCTAAAACTCACTATGCTAACCAGTACGGCAATCATTTCAAGTTCAGGTAACAGACTTCATACAtacttgtatttctgaaagaagtCCAGTGGTTCAAAGAGCTTTGACCAGTCTGATTTTCCTTGGAGAATCTCATTCGTAACTGCAAGACCTACAATTAAGGTTGAAAACCTTACtaccattttgtttttaagactaGCAGAGCGTGACAGAAACTTTATAAGAGAGAGGTTTTGAACAGTAATCGACAGATCAAAAAGCAGGAATTCCCTTGACACAATACACGCCTACTACAACAGTTCATTGTAAAACTGGTCCCTTGTTGCCTGCAACAGGTATACTTCCCAGAGAACTCTTCTGCCTAAAAGGGCACAACACCGCACGGAATATAACCAAGTCAGGTAATGTGGTTTCGTATTGCAAGAATTACACCTGTTAAGCAGTTAATAAGCATGGAAAGAGCTTTACCATGTCTGAACTCCTCCACCATTACCGCTCGCGTTGATGTAGATACGTTGTATGTAGAGTTCTGCTGCGGATAGGCTGGGGTGATGATAGGCATTACGTGGTATCGGTCTGATGGGTTCACCTGTGATGTTAAAACAATTGCGCTCGGCACCAGCAGCTTAGCTTAGAAGAAAGTTTAAAGGCTTCCAAATTCCATGTCTACATACCCTAGGGTCCCATACTGGTAAATTAAGACTGCTCTCTTCCTGTTGTTTCAGCAATACAGGTCTTGGCCACTCCCTAAACAAGAAAAGCCAGGAACTGACTGCCCATTTAAAACTCTGCCATGTAATTCAGGGTAGGACTGAACGGTGTTGGTCTAAATCTTATATAAAGAACCAGCTCAGAAAGTGTTACTGCTTTACGCAACTCAAAATAGTCATAAGTAGCTCTTaccattctgaaaaaaacaagaagaacTTGTTCACCAGAGTAGAAGCCAAAGCGTTTGGGTAGAGTTGACACGTTCTCGCTACTAGCACAGCACAGGAAACCCCACCAAGAAATCCCAGCACGTTGGAGTAAATGCCACGTCCTACAATGCAGACATTGTCGTTAGCCTGTAGTCTTCCCATGCCCAAGTATAGTCCTTCAAATTGACAGCACCACCTTCACAATCTATAGAATACCTAGCACCCTTCGGCCTCCAAGTCAGTTATTTTTGCAGTGCAACGAGGCCAAAACTGTTGGTCCTTACAGCGATGAGAAAAAGAATCGGTACCACACCACTTCCCAAAATACTGCTACTCTGAAATTTGCCTGCACTGCTACAGCTACTGCTTCACTCCAACTTCCCTTAAGAAGAAGGTTCTGCCATTCTTCTAGCACTTGCTCTAGTCACATGCGCAAACGGTATTTTCTTAGTCCTTATCTATCAAGCTTTTATACCCCACTGggcttttttatcctttctagTCAGGTTCCTGGTAAGCAATGCAGCACCTTGTCTTGTAGGCACTCCCCTCATCTCCCCACTCTAcccccattaaaaaaaccacagaatcTACCTCACGGACAGTCCTTGAATCTAAACTAAAACACAGGTTTTGAACTAAAACCTGTTATTTAAACAGCTATCCAAAGATGAAGGACTTCTAACGCTATTGTTTTTTCAGCACGAGGTGCCTCTGAAAAGTTTAAAGATCACAAACAATCACATTACTCACGTTTTGCCCACAGTTTAATTGCGCGGAGCGTGAGCCGGAAGTTCTCTTTATTTGGCACTAGGTGCAGTATTTCATCAGTAACTCTGCAGCctgtaagaaaaaacagttgaagTACAGCACTTCCTGGTAACAGGTACAAGTCAGTTCTGTGCTATACTGGATCAATAGCTTACAGTTTAGCCTGCAAGTCTATGAAAACAAGTTTGCGTTACTTGCTTTGTATTACCTTAAAAATCAGAGGTTACACATAACCTTACAGACACATAACATAACAAATTAGAGGTTACACATTCAGTAGCACCTCAGGTAACTGGTGCCCTCAACAGCTTTTTCATACTTTAGACTACAGCCAACATTTTTCAATAAGGCCCTTCTACAGGATTCCGAAAGCTAGGTTTATTTCGACAGCCAGGAACAATTAAACCAGTCAGTGTTAAACAGTGAGCAACTTCGGCTTCAGGtattttaaatatccttttttttttttttaatcaactacCACACATTCTTCTCTATCAAGTGCTCTACCTATTCATCTGAAGCAGTTTCTGTGGCAAACTGGAacaccacacacaccccaaTCAAAGAAACATGCAACACAGGTCTATCTAAACACACAACTTGAAACAGCTAAATTTAAGCCCACTCGCCACCTCCTCAGACCTCAAGTATACAGGGGATCAGTTTCTGCACCCTGTACAGAAACTTGGGGTGTGTAACGTGCATTCCATACCAACTTTagtaacattttcttgttaaagATGTGCAAATATGCTTACCATTTAAGCTCCGTATACATCTTATATCCAGGCTTCTGAGACACGAGTTGTCTCTGAGATCAAGATTCTCAGCAACAGCTGGCACAGACAGTCTTGCAAACACGAGATCAatcttaagaggaaaaaagtgccaACCGTTAGAATGCCCCGCAGTCTGCAAACAGCACACTGGTGGGGGACAGTTACTCAAGTCTAAAAAGAGTGGTTAACAGTTGTATTTAGAATTATGTGACTATAGATACATCTCCCAAGAGGTTTACTTCCCAGAAGACTCAACGCAATTTCTAGAAGTTCccaattttatttacaaagccTTCACTGCATCAcccctttctttttaagctagggaaaggaagagggcattttaagttggaaaagattACTCTAGACTTAGAGTTCCAATTAAAAGGGAACTTAAAATTATTCACAGAATTAAGACTTAAGTTCAGTCACCTCAACTATACTTCAGCAAAGGAGAGAGCATTTCCTTTATGCAGTAAGCCCTTTTGATTCTGAAGTATCTGGATTTTAGTACAGTCTGAGGCAAGAAGATTATCCTGTGAAAGTCTGTACCAGATAAAGGCCACAAAAAGGTCATTGAATAAATCTCTTTGTGATAGTGATACCAAGCAGTAACTCGCTTAGGTACTACAGCAGGCAGGTCTTGATTCATTGCCTAGGATGTATTCAAGATAGCTGGATTCCTGCAACTGACAAACCTAGGCGGGAGTCAAATGAGTACTttcactttccattttccagatTGTTTGTCCCACGACCACTTCATTTTGGAtttgcagcaaaacatttaGTCTGCTCACATGATTCGTACAGTGAACTACACTATACACATCCCTCTGTAGATACCTAGCTTGGCAGAGCTAAGAAGACTTAGCAAGGACACCGCCTCTGCTCCCACTCTGCACGATCCTAGGGATAAATGCTATTCAAGCAGGCTACCCTGGTCTACAGCACAGGTCTAGAAAAAGATGTCCCTGATGCTCCCATGCCTGCTAGGCTCCCTAGGGGCTTCTTTTCCTATAAGCTCCCGTTCTACTGCAATGTCTTCTCCTGGGATACGTTGCGGTCCAAAATAGCACAGTCACAGCTCCCTGGAAAAGTTATCCTAttccaaagcaagaaaaaatttattcacttaaaaaaaaataaacaaatgcttACCTCAATGCCATCAAACTCAAACTTGACAACTGGTACATATGCATCTTCAACTGCCTGGAAAGGAGAGGATAACTGTGTAAGAAAACATGGTTTGCTACTTTAATGTTTCTCCTGAACTACGATCAAATGCAGAATTTACACTGCTAACTACTCAGTATAAAGACTGAGCTGCTTCCAAACCAAAAGAATTGTTCCTAAGCTGCAAGCAGTACAGCAAGCACTAAGATGGTATAATACTAGCTTTAACAAGTTATTTAGCCAAGAGATTCGGAGGCTGATCACATATTGTAATGAACAAACAGGGCACAATGAGCCATCAGTATCAGAGGTTGTAAGGTACTTAACCTTGGtggtgaggaagaaaagcaagagatttCTGTAGCTATCTTACTACTGGTTAACATCCAGAGAAATCGAGGAAATTCTGTCCGCATTTGACAGCACGCACTAGcctcctgtatttttattttctaccatGCCTGAGATGCTGTCAGCTACCTTATGGGACAGTTTTCAATTTTGTAGACCACTCGTCAGAACTGTGCCACAGCCCACTGAGTCTGTCTTCGGTCATCTAAACAAAGGCTCATTAGCTATGCATATGAAGTCTTTCAAAATGTCTGCACAAGGAAGACCAGGCTGAGAGAAACACTTCTCAGGAGTTCGGTTCTATACGCAAGGTACACAACATGTGCACCGGCGGGTCATTTTACAAGGCAGTTTTGTATAGTCACAGCACAGCTCCTATTGACTTTATGCAAAGCTGCCTGTGCGTCTCTTCTACAAAGTCTCAGGCTGAGTAGCCAGAGAAGAACAGGACCAGAGGAGAATGAATTAGAGGTCCTAAAGTACACCCAGAGGAACACCATGGCAAAGGTACTGACAGAAACCTTTCCACATCACATTCAACTTCCTCAGCTCTCAGGCTGCCCCTTCCTCTACCTGCACGCAGTTACCTTCTTGCCAAGCCCCTTGCTACAGCTAAGATGAAAGCAAGGCTCCTAGGGACAACCTTGCTTTTTGATACTATAGCCCACTCATTCCCAAACCATGGGTAGGGGAGAAGTGAACCACAGAGATTCTGATCGGACGTACAGTCATTGGGGAAGGGAACCAAAAGCTTGACTTCCAACACTTTCCTGCTGCGTAGACAGTATTTTACAAGGGACTCAGAAACAAGtccctttttaattttggtttgtaAGACAATCACTACCAATAGGAGTCTTTAACAGGAATATTCTTATTGTCGGAGTTGCACAATCTATCAAGGAGAGAGCTTGCTTACTctcagcttttttatttcctcctgacGTTGTAGTTTTTCAAAGAACGACTGAAAGAAATCCGATCTTTCTACATGTCTAGGAGCAACACAAGCCACATCTATGTCAGCACCTGCAAAGAGATGCCATTTCTTCTGTTACTCTTGGAAGACACTTTCAAACATTACAACTATGACCAGACAGCAAAAGAGCAAAAGTTTACCTTTAGTGTGTACTCCAAGCCTGTAAGAACCAAACGTAAATATTTTGCCACCAACATTTGCTACTACTGAAGGGGGAAGATTCTGTGGGTAGAAGAGAAAGAGTTTTCTGGAGAACAGAAAGATACACGTTGACCTACATGCAAGTTTAACTAGCATATAAGTTACTTAGAAAGACTACAACAGCCTCCATAAACAATGTCTTCTCCCTCCCATACTGAGCTGTTAGTCTAATAgactgatactgtttttctgaagggaGTGCTTGCGActcacaaacagcagcaacaaaaaaggTGAGTAATGTAGCAGTCGCTTcatcaatttaaacaaattaagaccTATTATcagtcttccctgcagcagagccgCATAAATTAACACCATCTAAGAGCCATACCAAAGGCAAGTCTAGAGTAGTAATTTCAAACTAGATTGAGTGCTGTAGGCTGTCTGGGGCAAGTTTACTGCCCAGTTACCGTCTATCTCCCCCCACAATGTCTTGTTTCAGCTTTGTTAACCGCTACAAGTCAACTGATCGAGCCACTTCACAAATTTATTCAGTGCCCCAAGGACTTGAAGGTCTTCATCTGAAGTATCttttatacattatttcaaTGGCTCTTACTACAGATCTCCTTGATACTTAAGAAGGAAGTTAAATGTTGAACTTTAGCATAAATCCTAGTAGTATCGcctttggaagaaacaaaaaggcttcAGCTGTTTTGATAAGAACCTATCAAAAAACCTTACCTTGCTCTCACCGAGTTCTGAAATCCATTCTTTGACCAAGTTATTCAGTCTACCAAGAACGACcagcctgtaaagaaaactcATGTTAAGTTtgccctaaaaaaaaccccaggacaTTAACAAATTTTACAGTCTTGTTATACCTGTGATTcagttcttcctcctcttcaaatACCCCCAATGCTTTCATCGCTTCAAGCAGCTTCTGAGTATGAATGGAATCTATATCCGTAGGAGGAGCCAAGCTAATTGCAGAAGTAATTCCATAGTGCCTCGGAGGCTGGTTCTGCAGCCTAGGAGtactgggggagaaaataaaataccaaagaccccacaaaagaaaaaaacaaaaaccaacaaaacaacaaccacCACCTTACTGCAAAACACCCTTCCACTTACAGGTTTCCAAATCAGCTTCTGCCCTTTTGCCCAGCATTAAcataaatgagggaaaaaagatCCTGCTTATGGTTTTTAGATAACTTGACCTAACCTAGAAGCCACAactacttctttaaaaaacacttgtgGATATAAGAAAAGATCCAAGTTGCTACCATCTGAAGACAGCTTATTTGCATTGCGCTAGACAGTTAGAACTGATCgccaggaaatgaaaaggtttgAAATCCATGAAGGGTGACACTACGTACAGCACAAGTTTTGGACACATTTCAGTTTCACAGCACTTTCGAGTTAAGGTTATTCCCATCAGCTTCCTGATCACATTAAACAAGACAATTTAACACTGGCTTCTTTTAGTTCAATGTATTTGCTGTGCTTCTACTGATTCTGAAAGGACATTATAGTTGATTGCAGAGCAAGGACAAAGTGGTCTGTTAAACAGAGTTGTTGCAGTAAATTCAGCATTACCTTGGTTTTGTCCATGGAAGAGGATGAAGGAAAACATCAACCAATCTGCAGCTAATGTTGCTAGCAGAGCCTTGTGCTCTTAACATAGCGTTCCATTTTTATAGCTCAGATGCTTAGCTCTACATACATCTGGTTTAATCTAAATCCAAGAGATGTACGTCAGCATGCAGAGCAGCACAAGTTAAGCTCTGTTTGTAGAAGGTGCTCAAATCTGCTTTAGCTAGCTCACTGCCCAGTTAGGCTGAGCattaccagctgaaaccaggagagagaaaggagtggCACAGGAGGTAAGAACTGTACTTAATGGATCAAGGGTCTCTACAGAAACACTAGTAGCAAAAGGGGGACACACATTGAAAAGGTCTACAACTCATCATGCTTGTCAAAGAGTCCATATCCAGACCCTAAGGCTACAGGGATTACTGATGGCATTATTCAAACCGGCTATTTTCCTACTTCACAAATGGACAGCTCCAAATATTAGCTGGGTTAGTCAAGAGACGCTTAGAACTATTGAAGGCATCTGACCCACTTTGGCTAGAATGGGATGAGGCTCAAAGGACAGCCTcaacacttgattttaaaaagatagcTTATTACAACTCCTTATTTCTAGTTGTTGCCTTTACTCTGCCACTGAGGGaagatggatttctctctcGCAGAGTAGCTTTGTCCAACTACAGACATAGCTTTTAGTCACCTAGTGggctcccccaccccccttctctatgagctcatttttcaaacttttttctagGCGTTTTCCAAAAAGCtcgagggggtggggggtggtatTAGGACTGTAGCCCTATTAACTAGTCTCCCCAGTCAGAACGGCTGTTTACTTTCAAGTGTAACTAGGCCCTGACCTAATTTGCCTTGCCTTGTTTATAGGCATTGTCAACTTCCACTTCATAAGTAAAAATACTCCTAATGCGTATTTTCCTCCTTATGATACCATTTtcataacaaatacagaaggaaagcctATGTTTAATTGCTGTGCATTACATCTAAATTAAAACGCCTACAGCAGCAACTTCCTACATGCTTTACGTATTACTTGCAGTGTACAACCTGCACTTCAGAAAGTTTGCACAGCACAAGAATGGCTTTTAGACTTTGCTAGCATCCAAGATCTTTCCAGTGTACAGAAGGCCACCATCTAGCTGCCTTTCATTGCTCCATTCTTCCTACAGAGGCTATAATTAGAGACTGACATAAAGGCCAATATCAATGAGATATATCTGATATTATGAAGAGTAAATTCTTTTAGTCAATAGTAGCTATTTTACAGTTGCTTGCATGTATTACTGAAAATTTGATCTCACACCTTAAAAGTTGAGGAAAATGGCATTGGAAAGTTTTACTGAGAGAGTGACTTATGCCCAATAGAATTCGTTCCCCTTttagaattaaataaataaataattaaatgcataaaatcttccttctctctctctcaactgTACCAGGCTGCCAGGCATATACAAAGAAGAGGTCTTATGAGACAAAGTAGCATACATGGCATACTACCTATTCCTCCACCAGCCTTCTGTTTAAATGAGAAGTCTGtggcagtttaatattttgccaacTCTTGCTATGATTTGTCCACCATAGGGAACACCTCCAACGTACTTCTGTTGCGAGAGATCCCAATTTTATACAAGAAGTTCAACTGATTTGTTCCAAGTGGTGTCGCTCCTTTATAGCTTCACAAAGCCGCGAGCCATTTCTCCTGCATGCTCCGAGAGACAACGGATAAGTTTATACTATTACAGTTCAGGGAGTTGCCTTCAGCCTTCAGGGCGGTGTATGAGCCTTCACTGTGAACGCGTCTCTCCCACTCATGAGGTTGGCTTGCCTCCAGCCAGGTAGAAATGTATCACGCCAGCCTTTTCCACCCTCACCACTTGGGAGGACGAATGACTGGAAATCAGCTCCTGAACCCCCAAAATCGATagcacaaaccaaaccaaaccaaaccaaaaaaacccaaacaacaaaccaaccaaacccaaccaaccaagaaaacccccaaaccccatgaccttcactgaagtaaaaCCACCTACACCTTCCATTCCTACCAGACAAACTCATGCTAAAAATAGCCTGCAGACACCTGCTGGCAAGCTAAAGCACCTTGCTCCTGACGACAGCATTCAgagaaagccactttttttcctgccttgaaGCTGGGTCGGTAGCCCGAGAGCAGCACCCAGCCGCAGGCCGTTACAAGCTTATGGTGACAACGCAATGCCGAGACACGCACAGAGAACCTTACGCACAACTACGTTAAAACCAGGGGCTCTGACAAatttttctaacctaaatgattctatgactgtagggttcaattatatggaacttagttactgggcctgaaagtagctcatggtcgcaagagcattccagacacctttagaaggccttgaacagaataaaccagaagacagaagaagaaagatcccaattagaaaaacacaggtgcacattccacgataaagggaacttggcacaaacaacctcaattcaggggcttatctTGGCCAATtggactgagacaagtttcgcatGCTCTAGTTAATATAGCCAattatgtcctgtgtttatgcGTGTGTAGAGAGCGAGTATAACTAACTGTATCTGACGTTTATACGCGTGGACAGTATCGATATAACCAATCACATTTTATGTTTGCGcacgtggacaccaaatgcttgcatgcagcagccaatcaaagcttctaaacaacttagagaattgtataagaatgatcagctaggctcaataaaCTGGCGACTTTAATCATCGTATTGGTGTTCTATCGTCCGGGCCCCGCAtggaataaccctaaaccctacataTGACTCTATAAAGGAGGTGCTTGTCTCGTGGGGTTGGTATTTGAATGAGCCGTTGGTACTGCTGTTGGTACCCAAGCTGATGACAGGTTTGCAGGAGATGGGGGATATCCTGGAGGGGGAACAGTGTACCCAGCAGACGGAGGCTGACCAGGTGGAAACTAAGGAGGAAACGGTCTTGGTAGTAGCCCCGGTGGAAGAGGAAGCGCATGGGGTGCTGGAGGATACACGGAAGGTGGAGGCACAGGCACAAAGACTGGTGTTGATGCTGGCAGTGTTGGGGCCCGAGTCCTTTGGGTACGTTCACTGTTCGGGCGGCCTCAATTTGAGCTTCTAAAGAAACCCCCACACATGTGTCACGGCTTGTTACTCTCTCTCCCctcattttaaagaggaaagccAATGAAGCGGGAGCGTGGTGGCAAGCACTTCTTGTTCTCAACCGAagcctttttctccctgctctctgTTCATTTGAGACTACACTCATTTCTTGACCCTCCTACTAGCCTTCCACATCCTCACCCCCAACACTTCCCTCAGTCTGCTCTCCTCAGACTCAGCTTTGCGACTGTGGATGGAGGCTGCCCAGGCTTAAAAGAGACTCCCGTCTCGCACGTGCCAATACTTCACACTTCTGATCTGCAAAGTACTGCACGGATAGTAACTCATCTTCTCCCaaacttcttttatcttcttccacgTACGCTTCCTACGCTGTTGCCTCACCATGCTGTATTTGGCCTGCTCTTGTCCCCGACTTGTTATTCTCCTGCTTACTCAATTGGAGATTTTAGACAATCTGTGGGATGGATcctggggtttgttttgatttatctTAAGATTTTATAAACGCAGGGCACCCTTACAATCTATCTATCTATAACACATATATGCCAAAAGGAAGGAGTGACCTGACCTGACCCTGCAATCACAGATAAAACAGACTCCTCTCTCGCcaactgagagaaagcagcttggctattTGGGCTGACTACATTGAAGACATTCAAAATGGTCATAACAGAACAGTGTTGACTTTTCCAAGAATTTGCTCAATCAGCATCAACTaagttgttagaaaaaaagaacGTTGGAGGCTGACTCCTACTGGGAAATCAATTTCTACAGCCCTGTTCAGCCAGTAACCACAAGGGTGGCTTTCCACCTGATCctttaattgtatttaattttgataGGTAATTCTGGTTTCCTCAAAAAGACTTCCTTTGTCAGAGTCCTCTTCTCAATCAGGTACTggaggtttattttaaataatttcactgcAAGCACAGGTCCCCTTTGTTAAAGCCAGTTCAAATTAGGCCATTGAAAAATTAACGACCACTTGTATTCTCCACAACTATCTGTGCATACTTACTTCATTATGAATCAGCCGTTGCAGAAGTTAAGTGCTACGGCCTCGTTTAACAGCTTACAAGTAGTAATACGTTGAATTTCTGTAGCATACTTACAGttcccagcctgctctgccACCCGCTGAGCCAATTGTACTGCCTCTCCCCGGATGACCTTTtggagtggagagaggaaaaagcaaaaaatcccattcagtttatctgaagataattttttgaaaggaaTTCTGAAGTTACAGTTCCTTACCAGTGGTGGGTATTGACTGTCCTTGGGGGCCCAGACGACTTGCTAACGCTGCTTGTCTTCGCACAGGAACCCGACAGCCCTTGTGAATAAACGCAGACAGTTGGAAAAGAAGCCCTACTACAATACAAGAATCACTGCATACGTTGAAATAAAGcttaccttctcttccaacAAACTGCTGATTGACAGAGAGGAAGATGTAGATGGTTCAGCGGCACTCACCAGAACAGCGGGAGGTGTAACAGTCATGAGGGGTGGTGGAGGCGgtggcggctgctgctgctgctgttgctgctgccgAATCTGCTGATGGAGCCTTTTTGTGTAGCCAGTTCCACTTTTGAAGTTGTTCACAGCCTAGAGgcagaaaagcatttacaaGAAGGTAcgatgaaacttcagcagatatACAAACAAAAGCCTTCACAGGGGAAAATTACTCATGTATTCCTGTAAATGCCATCAAtcctaaaagaaaccaacatACAGATGTATGAACACGTCACATTGAACACTGATACTAATGACTGGTAGCTCAGAGGACCTGAATTTAAAGTACTTCAGCGTTAACGCCAAATGTGAAAGCGAGGCAATCGTGTTCAGTAAGAGCGGGACCTGAACTTGCCAGATCGTCTCTAAAGAGTCGTAAGCTTCTGTGACAGCAACAAATAGTGTATTTGAAAAGTCAATTTAGCCTTATTCAATTACGCCTTGCTTAAGGAgatgtaaattaatattttcttcccgTTCCGCTTTTTACAAATAGCCTTTTCTGACAAGCACTTTATGTAAAACTCGTTACCTGGCGTAGGCACTTGTTGGGAATTAAAGCATCAGGCGAAATATCTGTCTCCTGACACGTTGGGCATATATGGTCCTCAGATTCCACTAATGCTGTTCTAATACCTGTGTAGaattagaataatcaaaatagtatttagccaaactaaggaagttttgggggttctcaCCAATCATAAAGACATGTATATGATTAATGGGTGAATATGGTCTTGAACTGAGAGCATGAAGCTATAAATGTTCAATAGTGTAAAAAATTTCTAGTATGCAGCAAATAACTATACAGTTTTGTATTTCACCATTGGAACATCTGAAGATGTAGCGTAGGCTGTGTCTTGATGCTGCAGCTGGTCTTTTCCCCCACTATCTAGTACAGCGACAAGTCCCCAACCTCAAGGTTAATGAACAAAACgcatttcaaaaaaaaacattagcaggTTCAAAAAACCACTAGGAGGTTCgagttctgaaggttttaaccaACTCTCCCGTGGAGAAGAATGTGGATTAAATGCCCAACTATCCGTTTGTTGCAGACCACTGTAAGTCACCAGAGTTGGCTATATAATCTTGTATGAGACAAAGGGCTGTGGACAAACTAAAAGCATTCAGGATCTAATACTGTAATCCCCTGCACAATTAGCCACTCTCCTCATACTCGTCCTTCCGCTTGTAAAGAAGACTTAACTAGGTAcctaaaaaggggaaaaggctTCCTGGCTTTT harbors:
- the LOC142025827 gene encoding poly(A) polymerase gamma-like, translating into MFSFILFHGQNQGGGCCFVGFCFFLLWGLWYFIFSPSTPRLQNQPPRHYGITSAISLAPPTDIDSIHTQKLLEAMKALGVFEEEEELNHRLVVLGRLNNLVKEWISELGESKNLPPSVVANVGGKIFTFGSYRLGVHTKGADIDVACVAPRHVERSDFFQSFFEKLQRQEEIKKLRAVEDAYVPVVKFEFDGIEIDLVFARLSVPAVAENLDLRDNSCLRSLDIRCIRSLNGCRVTDEILHLVPNKENFRLTLRAIKLWAKRRGIYSNVLGFLGGVSCAVLVARTCQLYPNALASTLVNKFFLFFSEWEWPRPVLLKQQEESSLNLPVWDPRVNPSDRYHVMPIITPAYPQQNSTYNVSTSTRAVMVEEFRHGLAVTNEILQGKSDWSKLFEPLDFFQKYKHYIVLTASASTKEHHLEWIGLVESKIRVLVGNLERNEFISIAHVKPQSFPGSRELCKQSGYVSMWFLGIVFRKVENAASVNVDLTCVTQSFKDTVYSQANYLNVLKEGMKIEAAHVKRKHLHHFLPAETLQKRKKQSMPGTSQNAGGLQRKRTSSDGSCLDSSRDTGSRTPDNSSLLHKISKVDTSTAERERNAVYQKPNGANKREKLPRVAVPSVSKGLSIPVTDSKAEATVAMRTLGPPVGGTIPGRNTVSQPGARFVQGQHELSGTRITDPKNTAPKRPYSLTTEGPHSPPSEERPKTLADGEKLTGQDSAFKGGGNPEDVSSRSTDNVIGKGFYSVAN